In Cydia splendana chromosome 3, ilCydSple1.2, whole genome shotgun sequence, one DNA window encodes the following:
- the LOC134806519 gene encoding signal peptidase complex subunit 3: MYSVLTRGNAILTYTLSVLACLTFLCFLSTLTVDYRTNAQMNTVKVVVKNVPDYGVSRERNDLGFLTFDLKTDLSHLFNWNVKQLFLYLTAEYITPNNELNQIVLWDKIILRGENAVLDFKNMNTKYYFWDDGKGLKGHNNVTLTLSWNIIPNAGLLPNIMALGFHSFRFPTEYTQTRV; this comes from the exons ATGTATTCAGTGTTAACGAGAGGAAACGCTATATTAACGTATACACTTAGCGTGCTAGCATGCTTAACTTTCTTATGTTTTCTATCTACATTAACTGTGGATTACAGGACGAATGCCCAAATGAACACAGTAAAAGTAGTCGT caAGAACGTGCCGGATTATGGAGTTTCTAGGGAGAGAAATGATCTAGGCTTCCTTACTTTCGATCTGAAGACTGATCTGTCCCATTTGTTCAACTGGAACGTGAAACAGCTATTCTTGTACCTCACAGCCGAATACATTACTCCCAATAATGAGCTCAACCAAATTGTACTATGGGACAAAATTATTCTTAGAGGAGAAAATGCTGTTCTTGACTTCAAAAATATGAACACGAAGTACTACTTCTGGGATGATGGTAAAGGCTTGAA GGGCCATAACAATGTAACACTAACGCTGTCATGGAACATCATCCCCAATGCAGGGTTGCTGCCAAACATCATGGCCCTCGGATTCCACTCCTTCCGGTTCCCAACCGAGTACACCCAGACCAGAGTGTGA
- the LOC134806516 gene encoding uncharacterized protein LOC134806516, with product MTRFNLVITALVLVSCAVLVVAQSNAESRCFQFTWLGPQYNNNSVFLNATCQDATLLARGVPCQQPLVASYDGTWPDVEYIWMHHSLEASCILGPNDVCAQYTYYFNDIAENSTYMCTRGIDQLGNAINSGCFQSTNGSSSTRVCFCRSIPGGVPCNNSNVSTVVSVFTIVLALALVADRRVLSK from the exons ATGACTAGATTCAATTTAGTGATAACAGCGTTAGTTTTAGTTTCAT GTGCAGTATTGGTAGTAGCACAATCGAATGCAGAGAGTCGTTGCTTCCAATTCACGTGGCTGGGTCCGCAGTACAATAACAACAGTGTGTTCCTCAACGCCACCTGTCAGGACGCGACCCTGCTGGCGAGAGGCGTGCCGTGCCAGCAGCCCTTGGTGGCATCtt ACGACGGTACATGGCCCGACGTGGAGTACATTTGGATGCACCACTCACTGGAAGCCTCGTGCATTTTGGGTCCTAACGATGTCTGCGCGCAATATACATACTACTTCAATGACATAG CGGAAAACTCCACATACATGTGCACCAGAGGGATTGATCAGCTCGGAAACGCCATCAACAGCGGCTGTTTCCAGTCGACGAACGGGAGCTCGTCCACTAGGGTCTGCTTCTGTCGCTCCATACCGGGAGGAGTCCCCTGCAATAATTCCAACGTGTCCACAGTGGTGTCGGTATTCACAATCGTTTTAGCCTTGGCGTTAGTGGCTGATAGGAGAGTGCTTAGCAAGTGA